In a single window of the Methanobacterium sp. genome:
- a CDS encoding glycosyltransferase family 2 protein, with product MKEVTFLLPVFNKEKKIGLILEKLRNNYPDSKIIVIDNNSKDKTAKIACNSGAQVLHEKEHGKYLAIKKGFRNVKTKFAVLLDADDIHPEEIKKLVKNILTKKTDILLGSKINNKRKMISITKFNLINYYLFLLISSLLYYKTSDVFTGYWVFKRNFIDYILQKDIHSTGFEGETEMFSIISKGKFKIVEMPVKPYNTANSITFNPLNDNWKIYRTITGLIRSN from the coding sequence ATGAAAGAAGTAACATTTCTGCTACCTGTATTTAACAAAGAGAAAAAAATAGGATTAATTCTGGAAAAACTCAGAAATAATTACCCCGATTCAAAAATAATAGTAATAGACAATAATTCAAAGGATAAAACTGCTAAAATTGCATGTAATTCAGGTGCTCAAGTACTTCACGAAAAAGAACACGGAAAATATCTCGCCATAAAGAAAGGTTTTAGAAATGTAAAGACAAAATTTGCAGTACTGCTTGATGCAGATGATATTCATCCTGAAGAAATAAAAAAACTGGTTAAAAACATACTGACTAAAAAAACAGACATATTGTTAGGCTCAAAGATAAATAATAAACGAAAAATGATCTCTATCACTAAATTCAATTTAATCAATTATTATTTGTTTCTTTTAATCTCAAGTTTGCTGTACTACAAAACGTCAGACGTTTTTACTGGTTACTGGGTATTTAAAAGGAATTTTATTGATTATATCCTTCAAAAAGATATTCATTCTACTGGTTTTGAAGGAGAAACAGAAATGTTTTCCATAATTTCTAAAGGTAAGTTTAAAATTGTCGAAATGCCAGTTAAACCGTATAATACGGCAAATTCTATTACATTCAATCCCCTGAATGATAATTGGAAAATTTACAGAACCATTACTGGATTAATAAGATCTAATTAA